In a genomic window of Candidatus Stygibacter australis:
- the nuoE gene encoding NADH-quinone oxidoreductase subunit NuoE: MENKKEIDAIIEKYKGKKGATIPLLQDLQSVEGFLKREIMVYASEQTGIKIADIYGVATFYSMFRLKPQGRHIIRVCVGTACHVSGAETIFHAVQSHLDLNELEDTTDDGRYTLMEVACLGCCSLAPVMMIDEDTHGKLTPDSVGKILDRYE; encoded by the coding sequence ATGGAAAACAAAAAAGAGATTGATGCAATAATCGAGAAATATAAGGGTAAAAAGGGAGCTACTATTCCGCTACTGCAGGATTTGCAGTCTGTAGAAGGTTTTTTGAAAAGAGAGATCATGGTCTATGCATCAGAACAGACTGGCATCAAGATAGCAGATATCTATGGAGTGGCAACCTTTTATTCCATGTTTCGTTTAAAACCGCAGGGTCGTCATATCATCAGAGTTTGCGTGGGAACAGCGTGCCATGTATCTGGAGCAGAGACGATATTTCATGCAGTCCAGAGCCATTTGGATCTAAATGAGCTGGAAGATACGACAGATGATGGGAGATACACTTTGATGGAAGTAGCCTGCCTGGGCTGCTGCAGTCTTGCACCCGTAATGATGATAGATGAAGATACTCATGGAAAACTGACTCCTGACAGTGTCGGTAAAATTTTGGACAGATACGAATAG